The Roseomonas haemaphysalidis genome segment GTGGGGCTGTGCAATGCCGGCGTGCTGTGCGCGCCCGCGGGCGACCTGTTCCGCTGGCTGCGAGCCGTGCGCAACGACAACAAGGCCGGCGAATACTACCTGACCGACTTGGTGCCCCTGGCCAATGCCGATGGCGCGCGGGTGCGGGCCGTCGAGGCCCCCGAGGCCGAGCTGCGGGGCATCAACAGCCGCCTGGAGCTGGCGGATGCCGAGGCCGAGGTGCAGGCCCGCCTGCGGCGCGAGGCGATGCTGGGCGGCGCCACGCTGGTGCAGCCCGGCAGCGTCGTCTTCAGCTTCGACACGATGCTGGGCCGCGATGTGCTGATCGAGCCGCACGTGGTCTTCGGCCCGGGCGTGCGGGTGGAGGATGGCGCGACCATCCGCGCCTTCACCCATCTGGAGGGCTGCGTGCTGCGCCAGGGCGCGGTGGTCGGCCCCCATGCGCGGCTGCGGCCGGGGGCGGAGATCGGGCCCGATGCCCACGTGGGCAACTTCGTCGAGGTCAAGAACACCGTGCTGGGGGCAGGGGCCAAGGTCGGCCACCTGACCTATCTCGGCGATGCCGAGGTGGGGGCGGGCAGCAATGTCGGCGCCGGCACCATCACCTGCAACTACGATGGCTACGCGAAGGCGCGCACCCGGATCGGCGCAGGCGTCTTCGTGGGTTCGGCCAGCGTGCTGGTGGCGCCCGTGGCGCTGGGGGACGGCGCCTTCACGGCGGCGGGCTCGGTGATCACGGCGGATGTGGCGCCGGACGCCATGGCCTTCGGGCGTGCGAGACAATCGGACAAACCTGGTGCGGCCGCGGCCTTCCGCGCCGCGCGGCAAGGAAAGAAAAGCTGATGTGCGGCATCGTCGGTGTTGTGGGGCGCGAGGATGCCGCCCCGCGTCTGCTGGAAGGCCTGCGGCGACTGGAATACCGGGGCTATGACAGCGCCGGCATCGCCACCCTGGTGGATGGGCAGATCGAGCGCCGCCGCGCCGAGGGCAAGCTGGTGAACCTGGCGAACGTGCTGGCGCAGCAGCCGCTGGCCGGCACCATCGGCATCGGCCACACCCGCTGGGCGACGCATGGCGCGCCGACCGAGCGGAACGCCCACCCGCACGGCACCGCCCGCGTGTCCGTGGTGCACAACGGCATCATCGAGAACCATGCCGAGCTGCGCGCCGAGCTGGAAGCCGGCGGCACCGCCTTCGAGACGGAAACCGACACCGAAACCGTCGCCAAGCTGATGGACCACCACCTGGCCGCCGGCGCCACGCCCGAGCAGGCGACCAGCGCCACGCTGAAGCGCCTGCACGGCGCCTTTGGCCTGGCGATGGTCTTCGCGCACCACCCGCGCAAGATGATCGCCGCCCGGCGCGGCAGCCCGTTGGCCGTGGGCTTCGGCGAGGGCGAGATGTTCGTCGGTTCCGACGCGCTGGCGCTGTCCCCCATGACCCGGCGCATCGCCTACATGGAAGAAGGCGACTGGGCGGTGATCGGCGATGCGGGCGCCGACTTCTTTGATGCCGATGACCGGCCGGTCGAGCGGGTGGTCAAGCTTACCGCCTTTACCGGCGCTTCCGTCGGCAAGGGCAACTATCGCCACTTCATGGAAAAGGAGCTGCACGAGCACCCGATCGTGCTGGGCGACACGCTGCGCCAGTACATCGACCCCGCCAGCCGCGCCGCCGCCCTGCCGGCGCTGCCCTTCGACCCGGCGACGGTGCCGCGCCTGACCATGTCCGCCTGCGGCTCCGCCTATCTGGCGGCGCAGGTCGGGCGCTACTGGATCGAGCAGATCGCGCGCATTCCGGTGGACTCCGACATCGCCAGCGAGCTGCGCTACCGCGAGCCGGTGCTGCCGGAAGGCGGCGCCGCGTTGTTTGTCAGCCAGTCGGGCGAGACGGCGGATACGCTGGCGGCGCTGCGGCTGCTGCGCTCGCTGGGCCAGAAGGTGCTGTCCATCGTCAATGTCGACGAAAGCAGCATGGCGCGGGAAAGCGACGGCGCCGTGCTGACGGTGGCGGGGCCGGAGATCGGCGTCGCCTCCACCAAGGCCTTCACGGCGCAGCTCGCCGTGCTGGCCTGCCTGGCGCTGGGCTTCGGCCGCGCGCGTGGCGTGCTGGACGGCGCCGAGGAAGCCCGCCTGACCGCCGCCCTGCTGGAAGTGCCCGGCCATGCCGCGGCGCTGCTGGAAGACAGCACGGAGGTGTTGGAGCTGGCGCGCGAGGTGGTGCAGGCCCGCGACGTGCTGTTCCTGGGCCGTGGCAGCCTGTACCCCATCGCGTTGGAAGGCGCGCTGAAGCTGAAGGAGCTGAGCTACATCCATGCCGAGGGCTATGCCGCCGGCGAGATGAAGCACGGCCCGATCGCGCTGATCGACGCCTCCGTGCCGGTGATCGCGCTCTGCCCCAGCGGTCCGTTGTTCGAGAAGACGGCGTCCAACCTGCAGGAAGCCGCGGCCCGCGGTGGCCGCATCATGGCGTTCACCGATGCCGAGGGCGCGCCGGCGCTGCGGCGCTTCGCGGAGCGGGTGGTGGTGCTGCCGACGGTGGACCCGTTCGTGGCGCCGATCCTGCACGCCATCCCGGTGCAGCTGCTGGCTTACCATGTCGCCATCCTGAAGGGCACCGACGTGGACCAGCCGCGCAACCTGGCCAAGGCCGTGACAGTCGAGTAGCGGCCCCGCTTCCGCCCCCGGACGCGAAAGGGGCAGGCGGCTCGCGCCGCCTGCCCCTTTCAGCAGACCGAGGCGGACATTTGCCCGCCTGCCGGGCTAGATCCGGCCCATCAGCACCAGGATGAGCAGGATGATCAGGATCAGGCCCAGGCCGCCGGACGGGCCGTAGCCCCAGCCGGAGCTGTAGCCCCAGCGCGGCAGCGCGCCGATGACCAGCAGGATCACGATGATCAGCAGAATGGTGCCCATGGCGCCCTCTCTCAATTGGCCGCCGGCAACCCGTGCGGCTTGAAGCCCCGGCCATGCCGGTTGCTGTTCGTGAACGCCAAGCATGGCAGTAATGTTGCGCCTCGCCCCCATTTATCCTCACGCTCCAGCCTGCGCCGGATCGGGCAACCGGCTTGACGCTGCCCCGGCGGGGGTCATCTCTGCCGCCAAAGATGTTTGAACGGAGCCGCCTGTCATGAGCGCCTATGATTTCGACCTTTTCGTCATCGGCGGCGGCTCCGGCGGCGTGCGCTGCGCCCGCATCGCGGCCACCCATGGCGCCCGCGTCGGCGTGGCGGAGGAGCGGTTCTGGGGCGGCACCTGCGTCAATGTCGGGTGTGTGCCCAAGAAGATCATGGTCCAGGCCGCCGAATACGGCATCTGGGCCGAGGAAGCCGGCGCCTTTGGCTGGGACATCAGCCGGAATGCGCATCACTGGCCGGTGCTGAAGCAGGCGCGCGATGCGGAGGTCACCCGGCTGTCCGGCATCTACGGCCGATTGCTGGGCAATGCCGGGGTCACCAGCTTCGACGCGCGCGCGACCTTTGTGGATGCCCACACGCTGGATGTCGGCGGCAAGCGGGTGACGGCGGAGCGGATCGTCATCGCCACCGGCGGCCATGCGCTGCGGCCCGAGATCCCCGGTGCCGAACTGGGCATGATCTCGGACGACCTGTTCACGCTGGAGGAGATGCCCAGGCGCATCGCCGTGGTCGGGGGCGGCTACATCGCCCTGGAGTTCGCCAGCCTGCTGAATGGCCTGGGCGCCCAGGTGGAACTGCTGTACCGCCAGCCGCTGCCACTGCGCGGCTTCGATCAGGACGTCCGCGAGGCGATGCGCGACGCGCTGGACGCGCGCGGCATCGTCCAGCACATCGGCCACGAGGTCACCGGGCTGGAGAAGGTGGCGGAGGGGCTGCGCGTTTCCACCACGGGCGGTGCCACCTGCATGGTGGACGCGGTGATGTTCGCCACCGGCCGCAAGCCCAACACCCAGGGCCTGAACCTGGAAGCCGCGGGCATCGCCCCCGGTCGCCTGGGCGCCATTCCCGTGGACGGCCAGCAGGCCACCCAGCAGCCGCACATCTTCGCGGTGGGCGACGTCACGGACCAGATGAACCTGACGCCGGTGGCCACCGCCCAGGGCCATGCGCTGGCCGACACGCTGTTCGGCGGCCAGGCCCGCACCGTCAGTCTGGCCAACGTGCCCACCGCCGTCTTCACGGTGCCGCCCGCCGCCACCGTTGGCCTGACGGAGGAGGAGGCCATGCTGGGCGGCCCGATCGACATCTACCTGACGCGCTTCACGCCCATGCGCCATACCATCAGCAAGCAGCCCCGCCGCACCCTGATGAAGCTGGTGGTGGCGCGGGACACGCAGCGGGTGGTCGGCGCCCACATGATCGGGGACGACGCGGCGGAGATGATGCAGGGCATCGCCGTCGCCATGGTCGCCGGCGCGACTAAGCAGGATTTCGACCGCACCATCGGCATCCATCCGACGGCGGCGGAGGAATTCGTCACGCTGCGCAGCATGACGCGTCAGGTGGGGTAACCGGCATGCACCGCATCGACCCGGAGATGGCCGCCTTCAACGCGATGATGGAAGAGCGAGCCCTCGCTCTGCCGCCGATTCGCCTCGGTCTGCCGTTCGACGAGCCGCGCCGGATCAATGACACGCTCAACCTCGGCCTCGGCGGCGGGCCGGCGATGGCGGAAAGCCGCGACATCTGGCTGCCGGTGCGTGGCCGGCGCATCCAGTGCCGGCTGCACCGTCCGGTGGGCAAGGCGGGGCCGCTGCCGGTGCTGGTCTACCTGCATGGCGGCGGCTGGGTCTGGAACAGCATCGACACCCACGACCGCACGATGCGCGAATATGCCGCGGCCTCGGGCTGCGCCGTGCTGGGACCGGACTACGCGCTGAGCCCGGAAGCACGCTACCCCCAGGCGCTGGAGGAATGCGTCGGCGTGGCGCGGGCGGTGGCCCTGCGCGGCGCCGAATGGGGGCTGGACCCCGCGCGCATCGTGCTGGGCGGTGATTCGGCGGGGGCCAACCTGGCACTTGGCGCCGCCCTGATGCTGCGGGAGGTCACGCCGGCGCTGGCGTTGCGCGGGCTGCTGCTCGGCTACGGCGTCTATGACAGCGACTTCGAAACCCCGTCCTACCGCGAATTCGCCGAAGGCTACGGCCTGACGCGGGAGCGGATGATGTTCTACTGGGATTGCTACGCGCCCAACGCCGCCGACCGCGTCAGCCCTTTCGTCGCGCCGCTGCGCGCCGACCTGCGCGGCCTGCCGCCCGTGCATATGACCCACACGGAGCTGGACGTGCTGGCCAGCGAGAATCTGGCCATGGAAACCGCGCTGCGTGCCGCCGGCGTGGCCGTCAGTGCCGAGCACTTCCCCGGCACCGTGCATGGCTTTCTGCGCGCTGCCGGGCATGTCGGCGCCGCCGACCGCGCCATCGCGGCCAGCGGGCGGTGGCTGGCGGCTCAGGCGGGCCTGACGCCCCAGGAGTAAGGCATGCTCCCCTTCATGAAGCCGGTCAGGTTGCTGCGATAGGCCGTGCGGATGAAGAACTGGCCAAGCGGGATGGTGGCGACATCGTCCTGCGCCTTTCTGTTCACCGCGTCGGCGATGCGCAGCTGGGACTCCGCGTCGGGGGCGTCCAGCCAGGTCTGGATGAGTTCCTCCATCTCCGGGCTGGTGTACCAGCCGAACCAGCCGTTCGCCCCCGGTCCCTTGACCAGCGAGGACACCGCCGGGTTGGCATAGCCCATGGCCGACCCATAGGTGTGGAAGATGCTCCAGCCACCCTTCTCCACCGTCTCGCGCGAGGCGCGGCGCTGCACCACCGTGCCCCAGTCGCTTTCGATCAGGTCCACGTTGAAGCCCACGCGCTTCAGCACGTCGGCAGTCAGCTGGCCATGCGGGCCGATCAGCGGGAAGTCGGTCGGGTTGATGATCACCACCTTCTCGCCGTTGTAGCCAGATGCCGCCAGGGCGGCCCTGGCGCGGTCCAGGCTGCGCGGTGCGGCGTTGAGGGGCGACAGGTTCTCGGTGCCGTAAGGCGTGCCGCAGGGGAACAGGCTGTGGCATTCACGCCAGGCGGAGCGGTCCTCGCCCAAAGTCACGCCCATGTAGTCGGGCTGGTTGACCGCCAGCGCCACGGCCTGCCGGACCTTGGGGTTGTTGAACGGCGGCGTCAGGTGGTTCAGCCGCATCAGGCTCATGAACCCGGTGGTCGCGAGGTTGTCGATCTTGACGCTGCGGTTGCGCGCCAGTGTCGGGATCAGGTCGGCCAGCGGCTGGTCCACCCAGTCCACCTCGCCGTTCGACAGCGCGGCGACGGCGGTGGCGGGGTCTGGCAGGATGTTCCACTCGACGCGATTGAAATGCGCCACCTTGCCGCCGCTGGTCCAGTCCGCCGCGCCTTCGCGGGGCTGATACTGGTCGAACTTGGCATAGACGGCGCGGCTGCCGGCGACGAACTCGTCTTTCAAGAAGCGGAACGGGCCGGAGCCGGTGACCTCGGCGATCTGCGTGTTGGCATCCGTCCTCGCCAGCCGCTCCGGCATGATGAAGGCGACGTTGGCATCCGGCTTGGCCAGGGCATCCAGCAGCAGCGGGAAGGGCTTGGTGAGCTTGATCTCGACCGTGCGGTCATCCGCCGCGCGCCAGCTGTCCACCACCTTGGCCAGGATCTGCCCGAAGGGGTCGCGCTTGGACCAGCGTTCCAGGCTGGCCGCGGCATCCTGCGCCCGCACCGGCTCGCCGTCATGAAAGCGCAGGCCGGGGCGCAGCGTGATCCGCCAGGTCCGCTTGTCGTCGGACACCGAATGGCCCTCGGCCATCTGCGGCTGCGGGCGCTGCTGGGCATCGACGCCGTAGAGTGTGTCGTAGACGTGGTAGCCATGCATCTGGGTGACGATGGCCGAGGTCCAGATGGGGTCCAGCGCCGTGAGGTTGGCCTGCGGCACGAAGCGCAGGGTGGAGGCGCGGGCCGGCTGGGCCAGGGATGGGCGGGCAAGGGCGAGGCCCCCCAGCGCGGCCCCCTGCAAAAGCGTGCGGCGGTGCATCGGTCGTCTCCCATGCCCCTGGTCCGGGGCTTCGGCGGAAGACTAGGCAGCCGCGCACGGCATGGTCAACGCGGCAGCGGCGGCTCCTGCCAGGGCGCCGGCGGGTCGTCGTCTTCCGACCGGCCACGCCGCATGCGGCCCTTGGACAGTTCGCTGACCACGCCGTGCAGGGTGCGGATCTCCTGCGTCGTCACCTCGCCCCGGTTGAACCAGTGGCGCAGGTTGCGCACCATGCCGGCCCGCTTGGGGTGGTTGTCCAGGAAGCCGGAGGCGTCGAGCTCCCGCACCAGCCGGTCCAGGAAGTTGTCAAGCTCGCCCTTGGTGGCCACGCCCGTCTCGTTGGTCATCAGCCGGCGGGGCGGGGTCCTGTCCTCGGCGGCATTCCACCATTCATAGGCTAGGATCATCACCGCCTGGGCGAGGTTCAGCGACATGTGCGCCGGGTTCAGCGGATAGCGCACCAGCGTGTCGGCATGCGCCAGATCCTCCGCCTCCAACCCGGCCCGCTCGGGGCCGAACAGGATGGCGGCGCGGTGGCCATCGCCACGGCAGATGCGCACCAGCTCGTCGGCGGCGCCGCGCGCGGTGTGGACCGGGATGACCACGTGGCGGGGCCGGGGGCAGGTGGCCAGGACCCTGTGGCAGTCGGCCACGGCATCGGCCACCGTGGCATGCACGGTCGCGGCATCCAGGATGCGGTCGGCGCCGGAGGAAGCGTACCAGGCGCGTTCCTGCGGCCAGCCGTCGCGTGGGGCGACCAGCCGCAGGTGGAACAGCCCGCCATTGGCCATGGCGCGCGCGGCGGTGCCGACATTCTCGGCCAGCTGCGGACGGACCAGGACGATGATCGGGCTTTCGCCCGGCAGGGGCGCCAGCTCGGCGCCGCCGTCGCGGCCGGTCATGGATACGAGGCTATCGGAAACATGCGCCCCCGATAGCCGCCCGGCGCGGTGGCGGAAAGGGCCTAGCGCGCGCGTGCCAGAAAGGCGCGGAGCTGCGCGATCTCCTTTTCCTGGGCGGCGATGATCTCCTCGGCCATCTTGCGCATGGCGGGGTCGCGGCCGTGCTGCAGCTCGATGCGGGCCATGTCGATCGCGCCCTGGTGGTGCGGGATCATGCCGGCGGCGAAGTCGCGGTCGGTGTTCCCGGTGTAGGGAATATCCATGGCGCCGTGCATGCGGGTCATGGCCTCCTTGAACGCCTGGGTGGAGGGCGAGGCGGATGCGGCCGGGGCACTGCCGTGGCCGGCATGCTGCGCCAGCGCGGCGGTGCCGGACAGCGAAACGGCCAGGGCGGCGGCGAGGGCGATGCGTGACATGCTATGGTTCCTGCGGGATGGTGCCGGGGCAGATGGGACCTTCCCTTGGTGGCAAGGCAAGGGGTCCACCTGTTGCGCGGCCCCCGCCACCCCACATGCGACCGCGCAGACGTGCCGCCACCCAAGGACACCGACCCCGCATGAGCACCCGTGCCGCCCCGGCCACTGCCGCCCCGTCACGTCCTGGCACCCGCGCGCCATGGCGGGATCGACAGGGTGCCTTTTCCCCCTTCAAGGCCACGGTGCTCGCGGCGCTTTGCCTGCCGGCCCTGTGGCTGGCTTATCAGGCGGCGGCCGGGACCCTGGGCGGGCGCCCGCTGATGGAAGCGATCCATCAGACCGGACTGTGGGGCACGCGCATCCTGCTGCTATCGCTGCTGGTGTCCCCCCTGCGGCAACTGCTGCGGGAGCCGCGCGTGATGCTGGTGCGCCGCATGGTGGGCGTGGCGGCCATGACCTACATCCTGGGCCACTTCACGCTCTACATCGCCGACCAGGGCTTCGACCTGGTGAAGGTGGCGACCGAGATCGTGCTGCGCTTCTACCTGACGATCGGCTTCGTGGCGCTGGCCGGGCTGGTGGCGCTGGGCATCACCTCGACGGACGGCTGGGTGAAGCGGATGGGCGGGCGCCGCTGGCAGCTGCTGCACCGCGCGGCCTATGCCATCGCGCTGCTGGCCATGGTCCACTTCATTCTGCAAACCAAGCTGGACGTGACGGAGGCGATGCTGACCTCCGGGCTGTTCCTGTGGCTGATGCTGTACCGCCTCGCCGGCAGCAAGGGCTCGGCACCGCCGTTGTGGCAGCTCGCGCTGCTGGTGCCCGCGGCGGCGGTGGGCACGGCGTTGATCGAGGCCTCGTGGTACGGGCTGTTCACCGGCATCCCGGCGCTGCCGGTCTTGCAAGCCAACCTGGACGTCGAGTTCGGCCTGCGCCCGGCCTTGTGGGTCGGCATCGTCGCCGCCGGCATGGTCCTGGTGGGCGCCTTTGGCCGCTGGCGGCAGTCCCGCAAGCGGCCGGCGCGGCGGGCCGTGGCCTAGGCGCGCCGCCAGGTGGTGCCGCCGGCGCCATCCTCCAGCACGATACCCTGGGCGGTGAGATCGGCGCGGATACGGTCGGCTTCCGCCCAGTCCTTCGCCGCCCGGGCCGCCAGGCGCGCGGCGATGGCGGCCTCGATGGCGGCGTTGCCGTCCGCCGCGCCGCCCTGGCGCCACGCCTTGGCATCCCCGGCCAGCAGGCCCAGCACGCCGGCGGCCTGGCGCAGCGCCGCCGCCGCCTGGCCCGATTGCGGCGCCCAGTCACGCCCGATCCGCCCCAGCACCGCCTTGTCCGAGCCGCCGACGGTGGCGACGTTTTCCAGCGTCCGCAGGTCGCGCAGGCGCGCCACGGCCAGCGGGGTGTTCAGGTCATCCGCCAGGGGGGCCATGGCCCATTCCGCCATCTCCGCCACCAGCGCGTCGTCCGCTTCCGGCACCGGCAGGTCGCGCGCCAGCAGGGCATAGAAGTCGTCCAGCTCGCCCCGGGCCTCGTCCAGCCGCTCGGCAGTGTAGTCCAGCGCGGAGCGGTAGTGGGTCTTCAGCAGCAGCAGGCGGAAGGCCTCCCCGGCCCAGGCGCCGCGTTGCAGGATGTCGCGCACCGTCAGGAAATTGCCGAGCGACTTGGACATCTTCTCGCCGTCCACCAGCAGCATGCCGTTGTGCAGCCAGAAGCGCGCGAAGCCGCTGCCCGGAAAGGCGCAGGCGGATTGCGCTAGCTCGTTCTCGTGGTGCGGGAAGATCAGGTCGTGACCGCCGCCGTGGATGTCGAATTCCGGGCCGAGGTAGCGCCAGGACATGGCCGAGCATTCGATGTGCCAGCCGGGCCGGCCGCGGCCCCAGGGGCTGTCCCAGCCCGGGGTGGCGTCGTCGGACGGCTTCCACAGCACGAAGTCGCCGGGGTCACGCTTGTAGGGCGCGACCTCCACGCGGGCACCGGCCAGCATCTCGTCCGGCGTGCGCCCGGACAGCGCGCCGTAGGACGGGTAGCTGGATACGGCGAACAGCACATGCCCCTCGGCCTCATAGGCGTGGCCGTTGCCAATCAGCTTCTCGATGATGGCAATCATCGGCGCGATGTTGTCGGTCGCGCGCGGCTCTTCGTCCGGCGGCAGGCAGCCCAGCGCCACCATGTCGGCATGGAAGCCGGCGGTGGTGCGGGCGGTGATGGCGCCGATGCTTTCGCCGCTTTCCGCGGCACGCGCGTTGATCTTGTCGTCCACGTCCGTGATGTTGCGGACATAGGTGACGCGGGGAAACCGGCCGCGCAGCAGGCGTGCCAGCACGTCGAACACCACCACGGGCCGCGCATTGCCCAGATGCGCGAGATCATAGACCGTCGGCCCGCACACGTAGAGGCGCACATGCTCGGGGTCGATCGGCGCGAAGGCCTCACGCCGGCGGGTGGCGCTGTTGTGGAAGGCGAGTTCGGTCATCCAGTCGGGGCCTGTCGGGTGGTTCGAGGGGCGGGAAGGGCGCGCATCCTAGCCGCCCGGCCCCGCCCCGCCCAGGGTGCAATCCGCGTCAGGCCGCCGCGATGCGCTCCACGGTCACCGCCGGGCGCCCGCCGCCGACCTCCACCACCTCGCCCTCCACGGCGCCGGTCAGCGCCACCGCCAGCGGCGCGGTATAGGCCAGCAGGCCCTTGGCCGGGTCGGCCTCGTCCTCGCCGACGATGCGGTAGGTGACGCTGCCGCCATCGCGCCGCAGCGTCACCCTGGCACCGAACACCACCTCGCGCGGCGCGGCTCCCGGCGGCGGGACCAGCTGGGCGGTGGCGTGGCGGGCGCGCCAGTAGCGCAGGTCCCGCGCCAGGCGGGCATGGTCCGGGTGGTCCGCGCCGGTTTCTGCCAGCGCGGCTTCCAGGCGGGCGACCTCGGCATCGATGCTGCGCAGGCCCTCCCGCGTCACCAGGTTGGGCGCGGTGCTGACCGGGCGTTCCGGCAGTTGCGCGGCGGCGGCCTCGGCCGATTCCTCGGACACGAACGCACGGCTCATGGGCGTTACTCCTGCTCTGCTGAGGTAACGCGGGAAGGCAGCTCGCGTGACTGCAATAGCAGTTCTGTCTGGCGCCCCTCGCGGTTCTGCGCTTCAAATCAAGCGAGAGCGGCGCAAGCCGCCGGACAGGCTGATGAGGATCCGACCGTGAAGATCGAGCGACTTCGCGCCTTCATGACGCGCGACAAGGACCGCCCGCGCGTGCTGCTGGCCATCGACACCGACCAGGGCATCACGGGTTGGGGCGAGTGCTACAACCACGGCCCGGACCGGGCGCTGCTGCCGCTTCTGGAATACTACGCCACCTTTCTCGCCGGCCGCGACCCACGGCGGGTGGAATACCTGACGCATTACCTGATGCAGCAAAGCCGGTTTCCGCCCGGCGCGCTGGGGCTGGCGGCGATCTCCGCGATCGACCATTGCCTGTGGGATATCTCGGCCAAGGCGCTAGGCGTGCCGGTGTACATGCTGCTGGGCGGCGCGGTGCGCGACCGCGTGCGGGTGTATGCCGGCGTCTACACCGCGCCCGACCCCATCCAGGCGCGCGACGAGATGGATGCCCTGCAGGGCGGCTGGGGCTTCGATGCCTTCAAGCTCAGTCCCTACCGC includes the following:
- a CDS encoding GreA/GreB family elongation factor — translated: MSRAFVSEESAEAAAAQLPERPVSTAPNLVTREGLRSIDAEVARLEAALAETGADHPDHARLARDLRYWRARHATAQLVPPPGAAPREVVFGARVTLRRDGGSVTYRIVGEDEADPAKGLLAYTAPLAVALTGAVEGEVVEVGGGRPAVTVERIAAA
- the cysS gene encoding cysteine--tRNA ligase, whose protein sequence is MTELAFHNSATRRREAFAPIDPEHVRLYVCGPTVYDLAHLGNARPVVVFDVLARLLRGRFPRVTYVRNITDVDDKINARAAESGESIGAITARTTAGFHADMVALGCLPPDEEPRATDNIAPMIAIIEKLIGNGHAYEAEGHVLFAVSSYPSYGALSGRTPDEMLAGARVEVAPYKRDPGDFVLWKPSDDATPGWDSPWGRGRPGWHIECSAMSWRYLGPEFDIHGGGHDLIFPHHENELAQSACAFPGSGFARFWLHNGMLLVDGEKMSKSLGNFLTVRDILQRGAWAGEAFRLLLLKTHYRSALDYTAERLDEARGELDDFYALLARDLPVPEADDALVAEMAEWAMAPLADDLNTPLAVARLRDLRTLENVATVGGSDKAVLGRIGRDWAPQSGQAAAALRQAAGVLGLLAGDAKAWRQGGAADGNAAIEAAIAARLAARAAKDWAEADRIRADLTAQGIVLEDGAGGTTWRRA